GTTAAAAGCCGCACTCCGGTGTCATCGGTTGAGCAATCCAGTTGAGTTGAGGATTGAATATTATCGGAATCTTTAAATTCTATTACTGAGCCGATTAGTTTGGATAACTTTTCGGCGACATGTTTTTGTACGGCAGTCGTCACATTGAGATCGCTATGGAAGACTGAATCCTCTTCCAATAGGTAACGATTTGATTTGGGTTGTTTCACATCAGCTGCaatgtaaaattgtttacaaatgtTTCAAACCGCATAACAAAAAATTTCACAATTAGCACCATTGTGTTTACCACATGGAACAGGAGCTGTGGCGTCCACTACCGGCGGTGTATTGTAAAGCTTTTCACAAAGAAATGAAGTATCTACCGCTGCCagtaattgtttatttatttcatcctcACTACTATCAGAATCGGACATGGCTGGATCAAATAAAACTATCCCCGTGAACCAAAAGAACCGGCAAATTGTGGAAACGTGCAGTAgccaaacaaaatacacaacatTCCTCCGCGCAGAGCGATGTCAGATGATCCCAAGATAAACACACCACTCTTTTCGTTCACAGCATCGAATGAAAAGCGTTTGAAAATGCTATTTTGCCGTGATTATTCGTTCTCAACCATTGTAATTATActgataatttttaaatatttttaaaaatttatttcatttcaatacaTGTAGTAGATGATGTACAATTTTgtcatgaaatttaaaattaaatatttcggATTTATATTTCACATCAGGCCCATCTCAGCCACAGAGACCTTGGTCGATGTTTAGTTGGCAACTTTTGTTTGAGTGAAAAAGTGCTTTCTCCGATAACAGTTGTGCGTGATCCATCTCTGTTAAGTTTGTGATTAATTCTATGCCAAGGGCTTCCGTGGGTTgctaattaaatgaaataatgctTTCTTCTGGATCGGCCGCGATCGGTGTGAGTGCGTTGGCCTCGACTGCGTACGGAAATGAGCGTACCGAAGTGGCAGAATATGCGAACGAAGGTGGCTTCTTTCATGCCGATTACAAAAAGTAAGTAGCGTATGTTTTTGGGGTCGTTTATCAAGATCTCACTTTTACCCCTGCCCCACACCCGTCTAGACATGATGACTTGAAGCAAATGTTGGACAGCAATAAAGACAGCCTGAAGCTGGAGGCAATGAAGCGCATCATCGGCATGATAGCGAAGGGCCGGGATGCCTCCGACCTGTTTCCGGCCGTCGTGAAGAACGTGGTATCGAAGAACATCGAAGTGAAGAAGCTGGTGTACGTGTATCTAGTGCGGTACGCTGAAGAACAGCAGGATCTTGCGCTGCTTTCAATTTCCACCTTCCAGCGGGCACTGAAAGACCCGAATCAGCTGATACGTGCCAGTGCACTGCGTGTGCTTTCCAGCATTCGTGTGTCAATGATTGTTCCGATCGTGATGCTTGCGATACGGGATTCGGCATCCGATATGAGTCCGTACGTGCGAAAGACTGCGGCCCATGCAATCCCAAAGCTTTACCATCTCGATCCGGAACAGAAGGATGAGTTGATAGTAGTGATCGAGAAGCTGTTAGCCGATCGTACGACGCTGGTGGTGGGATCGGCAGTAATGGCATTTGAGGAGGTATGCCCGGAACGGACCGAGTTGATACACAAAAACTATCGCAAATTGTGTAATCTGCTGGCGGATGTGGATGAGTGGGGTCAGGTGCTTATCATAAACATGCTGACGCGGTACGCACGAACTCAATTCTTGGATCCTAATGCTGATGTAAGTAGATTGTTTGCTAGCCAAAAATTCTCTGTCACTCATTGCTTAagtatattttttgtaattttatagGATGATTATGACTACCAGGAAGCGGAAAACAAGCCGTTTTATGAGGATGAATCCGATTCCGATTCGTCCgacaaaagaagaaaggatAGTTCGGTTGCTTCACCGCGTAAGACCTATACCTTAGATATAGACCATCGGATGTTGCTGCGGCAAACGAAGCCACTGCTGCAAAGTCGCAATGCGTCTGTTGTTATGGCCGTTGCCCAGCTGTACCACCATGTAGCACCACGCAATGAGGTGGAAATTGTGGCGAAAGCTTTGATTCGATTGCTACGCAGCTACAAAGAGGTGCAGAGCATCGTGCTCACCTGTATCGCTTCCATGTCGATCGAACGGAAGTCCATCTTTGAACCGTTCATCAAATCGTTCTTCGTGCGTACGAGCGATCAAACGCATATAAAGCTGCTGAAGCTCGAAATTCTGACGAATCTAGCTACGGGCACTAACATTTCGGTGATTCTGCGTGAGTTCCAAACGTACATCAGCAGTAACGATAAGGAGTTTGTGGCTTCAACGATTCAGGCCATTGGACGGTGTGCAGTTTCGATCTCTGAGGTTACGGAAACATGTCTGTCCGGTTTGGTGCATCTGTTATCTAACAAAGATGGTAAGTGATCAATCAATTCCCATAaacgaattgaaattgatttataCTCTCAACTTCTATTTTATTCGTAGAGTACGTTGTAGCGGAAAGTGTGGTCGTGATTAAGAAGCTGCTACaaacgaaaaaggaagaacatTTCGAAATTATTTCGCAAATGGCAAAGCTGCTCGATTTCATTCAGGTTCCGGCTGCACGAGCTTCAATCCTCTGGCTGATTGGCGAGTACAATGAAAAGGTACCGAAGATCGCACCCGATGTGTTGCGCAAAGCAGTGAAAAGCTTCATCGACGAGGAGGACATTGTGAAGCTGCAGGTGCTGAATCTTGCTGTAAAGCTACACATCACCAACCCGAAACAGACGACCCTGTTGTGTCAGCATCTGCACAATCTCGCTCGTTACGATCCTAACTACGATATTCGGGATCGTGCCCGGTTCCTTAAGCCGTTTCTGCTAGCCTCTCCGGACGGTGCGGATGCtgcggaatcgattttggtggCTAAAGCAAGAAAAATCTTTCTATCCGAGAAACCGGCCCCTACACTGGAGAGTATGTATCATGGCAGACGGCAGTATCAGCTAGGGTCACTTTCGCACTACCTCAACATGCCTACGAACGGATATCAAGATTTGCCCTCATGGCCAACGGAAGCACCGGACACCTCGGTGAGGAACGTTGAACCACCGGTACCGATGGGAGATTATCTAGGCCGATCGACAAACGATCGTACGGGTAGCGGAAATACTGCCGCTGAAGGTGATCGTCGCAAGAAGAAAACCAAATCGTTCTACTCCGGTTCGGAGGATGGTACTAGATCGAGCACCACGGAAGGAGCTTCAACACCATCCgaatcgtcatcatcgtcgggTTCCGGATCTGGCTCGGgttcatcgtcatcgtccggTTCGTCGAGTTCGGGAAGTGAAACGAGCGGTAGCGATAGTGGTAGCAGTAGCAGCGGTAGCGGAATCAGTAGCAGTGGTAGTGAGGATAGTGATTCCGCCGCATCTAGCGATAATGGAGTGCATAAACCCCAGAAGGGTACAACCAATGCACGCAGCACAGCTGTGAAAGCTAACCGTCGGAAGGACGATCGACCGATCAAGAATGCTTACAATGAGGTGGATGGTACGAGCCGATCAAAGAAGCAAAGCTCTGCCGATGATAGTGGAAGTGATACTAGCGGAAGCTATGAATCGTCTTCATCAGCTCCATCATCGACTGGGAAGAAAAAACCGTCCTCAAATCGAGCGCCAGTCAAAAAGCAGAGCAAACCGCGACCAGAAGAGAAAAAACCTCCATCCGATGGTCCCGGTAAAAGTAATTTAGATCTTTTGCTCGATCTCGACGACATTCCTCCGATCGGTCCCGTGATGACACCTTCGTTGGGTGGATTCCTGACACCGATGACGGCATCGAACGCGAACGCCGGAGATTTGGGTGTCGGTATAGAGCTGGTCGGTCCAAGTTATATTCCGATGAAAAAACACGAGCTGTTGAACAAAGTGAACGGTTTCGGGCTGGGAATTGAGTATCGTTTTGTACGGTCGCCCCATCTGTACTCATCATGCATGGTTTCGGTGGAGCTAACGTTTACCAATCACGGTAACGTCGAACTGGTCGATATTGAGATGGGCAAGAAAGTTAATCTTCCCGCTGGGATGGCTGTAAATGATTTTGCTCCCATTGGTCGGCTCAATCCGGGACAGACCGTTTCCGGTATGCTAGGTGTTGATTTCAACGATTCTACCCAACCCGTACGGGTAGACATTTGTTCTGCAAGTGGAACAAGCACGGTAACGTTGAAGGCCCCGGTCGGTGAGATGGTACGATCGGTTGCCATCGGGGAGAGTACGTTCGATAGTGAACGTGCGAAGCTACGCGGCATGACGGAACATTCCTGTACGCTACAGTTAAGCGATACACTTTCGCCGGACGATAAGAGTCTGCACCGAGCGGTATTCGAAGCGAGCAATGTGGCGAGTGTGGTGACCGCAGACCCGAAAGGTCCGAACGGTCTACGATTCCTGTTCGCGGGGCAAACGATGAGCTCGAAAAGTTTGGTACTGGTGGTGCTTGAAAAGGTCAATACGGTCGACGATAAGAACTCATTTGCGCTAACCGTAAACTGTGAAAAGCTAGTAGTAGGTTCGATGCTGTTGAACGAGCTGAAGGCGGTGCTGAAGAAGTAGATTTGAAGCCAAGTAATGTCGTCCTGTCATATGACTAATTAACAGTGAAATGGTTATGTACTAATcgtattataattttatgcaaTCTCCTACTGTCCGCACGATGtgcaaatttaattatctaaataaagaagaaatcgttaaaaatagtttgaatTTTCTTGTTCGCTGAATATCTCAAGGTTGCTGCTGGACTATCATGCATCTAACCATCTTGTGCGGCATTTGTCGGGCGAAAAGCGACATTTCGCTTGAATGTTTGACATTTCCccattcgtttgtttcgcgGTGCTATCGGCacatttgtttataaatttgtCAAGGAAAAGATAAAACCGAAATCTCCGATTAAATTTATGCCCGTTTTAAAAGCTTACTGAAAGAGTACCGAATATAGAAACAGCCACACTTCATAGGAGTTTCCGTTGTTTCACCATCATACCGATTCCGCAGTTTAACGCGTGTAAATAAACCATCTAGCAAGTGCACAAACATGGCCGGCTTAGAATCGATGATAGTGGAAGAAAAGCAGCAACCGATGAAAAGTGTTGACCGGGAAAAGGTACGTACTTACCAGGGAGTATACGGTGCCGTAATCTATTAGACGGAATTGATTCGATTGAAACTCTTTGTTGCCAGACATGCCCACTGTTGCTGCGCGTGTTTTGCTCGACCGGACGCCACCATTCGACCAACGAGTACTCCTATGGCAATGTGCCCTCGAACGAGCTACAGATCTACACCTGGATGGATGCAACGCTGCGGGAACTGACGACGCTGGTGCGGGACGTAAATCCGGAAACGCGCCGTAAGGGTACGTACTTCGACTTTGCCGTCGTTTATCCGGACCGTGGGTCTACGTACCGTATGCGCGAGATTGGCGTCACCTGTTCCGGCCAGAAAGGGGCTGATGATTCAAAAACGTTAGCACAAGCAAAGTTTACGATCGGCGATTTCATGGACATTAATATTACACCACCGAACCGAATTCCACCGCCACGTCGGCAGCGTCCATATTAAGCGGTACGAAAGTGAATTACGTCCTCGAGGACGTACGATAAGGGGTTTGTTTCGATAGAACATAGCGACCAGATAACCAAATCTGCCATCATTCAGCGATTTGCACTGAGATGTCTTTTTACACGACTAGGAAAAGAAGTACAATCGGCGTGGTTTTTAGATTTtaagtgtttcattttccatcgcaCACATCAAAATGCCTGTACGGAAAACTTTATTTCTTGTCTCATCTTCGGAGTTAAGTGTGTggaatgagtgtgtgtgttttttttccattaattaaaacttaGAACCAAACGAGCCGTATGTAAGAAAGTATCACCTTAACGGTGATAAACGCGCGCGTGCTTGCAATAAATACAATCTTTCCTACATTCGAAGTTTTCTTTCGCCCTTTATTAAGCAGCTCGTTTGTAATTGTAAAAGAAATTGCGATTGTTGAGGTGGTGGTGAATGATCAACCTTAAAAGCCTAGTTACGATAGTACTGTGGTTGCTGCGATTGTTGCTGTCCGCTCGGTCGCTTGGACTGCTTTTTGCCCATATTGTTCAGATCGAGCCGTACGCCGTTCGGTAGGACGGCTTTGTTTTCCTGATAATCCACCTCCAGGTTGTCCTCATCGTCCTCGTCCCGCTGGTTCGGATCGCACTGGATGCCAGTTTCGTAGTTGTATTCACGCTTCTCACCATCGGGATCGACGTAACCATAGCGACCGCTGAGAATAGAGCGGTAGTTTTGTTAGTATACGTATGTCTAGAAATGAATGCAACCAATTACGCTTACCGGGTGACGCAATCAATGCCGATCGTTTCCTCCTTGAATGAACCATCGTCATTCTCGAAGCCCCACGTAATGGAACCGTCTTCGTGCTCTTCGCGCCACTTGCGCAGAATCTGCGCTACCGGTTTCCGCTTGCGGTCCTGATCCTGGGACGAATGTTGGCGGGCCGGTTGCTGCGGTGCTGGTCGCCGATCCTCATCCTGGAAGTGTTGCTGCTGGCGGAAggactgttgctgctgctgcggtgcgGCAATCGGTGCCGGACGGGCGAGTTGCTGTGGCGCCGGTCGGTACTGCTTCGGGGCGGGCTGGGGCTGTGGGCGTTCGACCGGGAAGCGCTGCGGTTCCTTGTCGGTCGAGAAGAACCGTTCCGGGATCTGGGCGCGCGGTATCGGTGCTGGCCGGTTTTCCTGTGCATTGAAGCGAGAGAGAACATTTTGCTGTAGTTCGCGGTCGCGCTCGGACGACTGCTCGTCCGCGGGGATCGGATACTGCAGGGCCGGGGAGGCGGCGGGGGACGGTGGAGCCGGTGCCGGGGACGGAAGGACCGCCGGCGAGGGATGGTGGTGGGGTTGGAGCTGCGGGATGAAGGCGGGCCGGAAGTCGTCCTCCGGTTCCTCGGTGACGGGCTTATGCTCGATCGTGCTGAGATCGTGGAATTTGGGGGAGGCGGACGgtagttggtggtggtggatggcGTTCGGGGCGGCGATGCGCACCGCACCCGGACGTCGCACGCGTATTACTTGCGGTGACTGCTGCGGCAGCAGGCGTTCCTCGCGGATCGGTGGCAGTGGGATGGCGCCGGGGATGTTCAGCCTCGGTGGGGCCGGACCGTACTGGGCTGTCGCTAGGGTAATGAGTCCCGCCAGGGGAAGCTGCCGGAGTGGGgggaaaaacggaagaaacgtTGTGTTGGAACgagccaacaacaacagcaacaacgcgtaattaattttaatggcCAAGGAAATGGGGAATTGCGGTGCGAGTGCGGAAAATACACGCAAAACCGATCAATTGGTACTTAAGTGTACAGTGAAACATGGCACAAATTAAGTTGAACGATTGTCATCGGAGAAAGTGCATTCACCTGCGGCTGCGACAACGTGTGTACACCTTAGAAGGTATGCATTGGTTTACTATCAATATTTTAGTATTAGTGGAACGGACTAAAAAGTGAGTGACGTATAGCACGTTagcgtatgtgtgtttagTGAACGTCAATGACAAccgtttaattactttttactCATCTAATCTAAAAACGATTCAAATGTTTAGATTTTACCCAATGTTCgtagttgtttttcttcatcttaaAACATTTACATCTTTAGTGTGCATCCGCTAGCAGTCTTGTGAGATTCCTAGCTGAACCTGATGCAGCGGTAGTAGGAGTTGTCCAATGTAGGGCAAaacatctgtttttttgtagCCGAATTTGTATCCCATTTCCATTGCACATTTACAGCTATCTTTAAACAGATTCCCAAAGAGTACATTTCTCCTGACCGTCGGAGGGCGCTACCCATTGGGTCGTAGTATTTTAATTCGCTCGCTAATCTTGGTGCTATTACATGCTTATTTGaggtaataaaaatgattcatcACCAACAGGTTTGTGGACCATGTGATGCACCGCGCCATTGCCAGTGGTACAATTTCCATAACCTGATTATCACGATCTTCGATCATATGGAAGATCGAtgggaagttttcttttttctcgccGGGAACTGATCAATTGCCGATCAGCAACGGGGCAAAGCGATTTGGCAGATCcgaagtgaaagtgaaaaccgTGTCGACCAGTTTTattgcaccaccaccagcacgcCGGGCGGTGCGATCCGAGCATTGCCTGGaggatcatcatcaccatccggTGTGCCAGTGTCGCAATCGGGTACGAACCCACCATAATAATACCCGGTTTCGGAGGGCAATTAATGTACGGTCCGGTATCGTTGACCGAAACAACCCGTCGCTTGGTTCGATGACTTCTCCATCCGATGGCGAGATCGGAGATAATGTGGCCCCGGCGGAATCTTTCCCTGCGCTCGTAATGACCGTGTGGGTCACGCTGGTAAACTTGACGGTTTTGGCGTTTTAATGGTTTCCCTGCCGGTGTCCTCGACCTCGGTCGACATTGCGATGTAGTGTTAAAAAACGTTGAAGTTCCGGGTGTGCATTCTTTCACTGGATGTGAAAGATCTCTGTGGCAGAATTGTGTCCAGATGGTTGATATTATCTCGATACAGCTTGCAATGATTGATGGTGATCAAGTGTTAACGCTAAGCTGGCAGCCTGGGAATGATCTGAAGTGTTTTTGCTAATTGCGCCTCAAGAACGTCGTGACACTCTATCGCAGAGGCCACGTACATTGCTCCCGGATCTTGGATGGAAGGGATGGATTAACAAGCGATACACACTATAAACATTATACTTCTTATAACGTCAATCATACAACTGTATTGATGCAGTAAAACAACAAGGAACTCCCTGGCACGGGTGGAACATTCTCCACATGTTGAAAAagttttttgtcgttgttgttgtctttgcGTAAAAAGTAGGTCCATTAGAGTAACCTTCACTCGAGCAGTCATAACTCTCGACCGAAGAAGTGGGGAACAACAATTTTATAACGCCCAATTACTATTCGCAAGGTCAGTCCGGTAGATCAACACCCAACCGGCAATCAACACGCCGGCAATACGCCGTGCTCCTTTCTCAAAAAGCAGTTCGCCACTTGGTGTTCTTATAGCAAATCGCTGACCGATTGACATGACAAAATGCGCAGTGCGAACGTTTCCGCATCCGTGTAAACCGGGGCACGAAACGCAATCGTGCAAAGAAAGCCACACGAGCTTGTACGGGTCAGTTGATCAACGCCATCGCACATGCCGAGGGGTTAGCAACCATGAGTGCATGGGTTACAGTTTCGGTAATAGCATCAAATTGGCACCAGCTTATGGGGGAGGCTATTGGCCGCATTTACGAGGTGGGCAATTAAATGTGATGGAATGTCGATATGTGGAACGGTAGACGATATGCAATCATTTGGACATCAAAAAACCTACTGCATCTTGGACGTTGTCGTAAGAGACTTTGATTGTGCGATGGTGATGCATTTGTTAGGTTAGGATCTTAATGGCTTCTTGTCTATTTTTAACCTAGGTCTAAGAATTTTATCTTGATTTATTCTCTTTTTATCTTCATATAGGTTGTCAAAAAAACTCTACCCATTAACTCTAATGGCTTCATCGTTCTTTTGACGTCCTTTAGCTTGGAAACCAATGTTGATCCCAGGTCCCAGCCCTCTGTTGAGTGCTTCGATCTCGTTAATCCGATAATGAATAGCCTGGGGTTGCgagattgttttttcttctaaacgTTCCATAAAGCTCACAGCGAATTTGACATTTTGTTGGCcttttcacaaaaaaacgtGGCTGAATTTTATGGGAACGATCACCAACGATGGTGCGGAACTTTACGATCACTGGTCAGCCATTGGGTGTTTCTTAGGTCATTCTCTTCAGAACGAtctctttttcgtttttatttcgacGAATTCTTTGGGAATTGGGGAATTGGTGTGTTGTGGATAGATATTAGGGGGGGTTTTCGgttctaaaaaatgatgaagaaCTTTGGACATTAGCTTTAGACCTTACTTAACATGCCTTCTGATGAGTTGAACAGCTTCAGCTAATCCAtaatcccggcctttctggcggatgCATCAACttcatcactccatctcaatttgggcctaccatgcctcctctgtccatgtggacagtttaaaaggactttacgggccgggtcgttcggtgtcattctcatgatgtaaccagcccaccggagcctggcgagtctaatacgctgtacgacagtaagttcgccgtacagttatcgtagagctcgtcattgtagccgATCgttcattgtccttccacacatacggggcaaaacattcttcagagcatcttcctctcgaatgATATGGCATCAGCGTGGTCTGAATTGTCTTATAGAAGATGGGCCCCGATGTTTCCACTTACAAGTCGTGGAAGAccctctctagcgctaggCTGAAGAGTAGGCAAACTAGCCCATCTCCTTAGCGCAGACCCTTGATGGTAGCAAAGGGCCCTGAGAGTACTTtacatccaccatcacctggcatgcgacgttggtcattgtcattcgtactagtctggtaagtttgTGGGGGAATTGCAAAGGAGCTCAATACGTCATAAAGTTTTACCTTGGCTATGCTGTCGTATGCGGCCTTGAAgtcgatgaagagatggaaggagTTGAGCTGCCGCTCCGCCATCTTCTCCAAGATCTGCCGCATGGTGAAGATACGATCAGTGGttaattttccgtttcgaaagcccctctgatagtttccaactaccGTACTCTCTCATTGCGTATGGTAATAATTCACTTTCGATTACACTATATTGCACCCCCGGCTATAATCTGCACTCCATCTCCCGTCCTATGCTAATAATTCCAATCTTTTACTGTCACCAAACAATGACACTCCACTGTCAGTCTGTCACAGGCAG
This region of Anopheles marshallii chromosome 2, idAnoMarsDA_429_01, whole genome shotgun sequence genomic DNA includes:
- the LOC128718926 gene encoding AP-3 complex subunit beta-2; translated protein: MLSSGSAAIGVSALASTAYGNERTEVAEYANEGGFFHADYKKHDDLKQMLDSNKDSLKLEAMKRIIGMIAKGRDASDLFPAVVKNVVSKNIEVKKLVYVYLVRYAEEQQDLALLSISTFQRALKDPNQLIRASALRVLSSIRVSMIVPIVMLAIRDSASDMSPYVRKTAAHAIPKLYHLDPEQKDELIVVIEKLLADRTTLVVGSAVMAFEEVCPERTELIHKNYRKLCNLLADVDEWGQVLIINMLTRYARTQFLDPNADDDYDYQEAENKPFYEDESDSDSSDKRRKDSSVASPRKTYTLDIDHRMLLRQTKPLLQSRNASVVMAVAQLYHHVAPRNEVEIVAKALIRLLRSYKEVQSIVLTCIASMSIERKSIFEPFIKSFFVRTSDQTHIKLLKLEILTNLATGTNISVILREFQTYISSNDKEFVASTIQAIGRCAVSISEVTETCLSGLVHLLSNKDEYVVAESVVVIKKLLQTKKEEHFEIISQMAKLLDFIQVPAARASILWLIGEYNEKVPKIAPDVLRKAVKSFIDEEDIVKLQVLNLAVKLHITNPKQTTLLCQHLHNLARYDPNYDIRDRARFLKPFLLASPDGADAAESILVAKARKIFLSEKPAPTLESMYHGRRQYQLGSLSHYLNMPTNGYQDLPSWPTEAPDTSVRNVEPPVPMGDYLGRSTNDRTGSGNTAAEGDRRKKKTKSFYSGSEDGTRSSTTEGASTPSESSSSSGSGSGSGSSSSSGSSSSGSETSGSDSGSSSSGSGISSSGSEDSDSAASSDNGVHKPQKGTTNARSTAVKANRRKDDRPIKNAYNEVDGTSRSKKQSSADDSGSDTSGSYESSSSAPSSTGKKKPSSNRAPVKKQSKPRPEEKKPPSDGPGKSNLDLLLDLDDIPPIGPVMTPSLGGFLTPMTASNANAGDLGVGIELVGPSYIPMKKHELLNKVNGFGLGIEYRFVRSPHLYSSCMVSVELTFTNHGNVELVDIEMGKKVNLPAGMAVNDFAPIGRLNPGQTVSGMLGVDFNDSTQPVRVDICSASGTSTVTLKAPVGEMVRSVAIGESTFDSERAKLRGMTEHSCTLQLSDTLSPDDKSLHRAVFEASNVASVVTADPKGPNGLRFLFAGQTMSSKSLVLVVLEKVNTVDDKNSFALTVNCEKLVVGSMLLNELKAVLKK
- the LOC128706698 gene encoding histone deacetylase complex subunit SAP18 — protein: MAGLESMIVEEKQQPMKSVDREKTCPLLLRVFCSTGRHHSTNEYSYGNVPSNELQIYTWMDATLRELTTLVRDVNPETRRKGTYFDFAVVYPDRGSTYRMREIGVTCSGQKGADDSKTLAQAKFTIGDFMDINITPPNRIPPPRRQRPY
- the LOC128707573 gene encoding nematocyst expressed protein 3-like codes for the protein MKHMLALLPLAGLITLATAQYGPAPPRLNIPGAIPLPPIREERLLPQQSPQVIRVRRPGAVRIAAPNAIHHHQLPSASPKFHDLSTIEHKPVTEEPEDDFRPAFIPQLQPHHHPSPAVLPSPAPAPPSPAASPALQYPIPADEQSSERDRELQQNVLSRFNAQENRPAPIPRAQIPERFFSTDKEPQRFPVERPQPQPAPKQYRPAPQQLARPAPIAAPQQQQQSFRQQQHFQDEDRRPAPQQPARQHSSQDQDRKRKPVAQILRKWREEHEDGSITWGFENDDGSFKEETIGIDCVTRGRYGYVDPDGEKREYNYETGIQCDPNQRDEDDEDNLEVDYQENKAVLPNGVRLDLNNMGKKQSKRPSGQQQSQQPQYYRN